The DNA segment CCTTGCAGAGAGAGTAGTAAATACAAAGGTTGCAAAGTGGGAACAAACTTGGGACCATGCTTGAGAAAGCCGGCATGCTGGGGGTAGTAGAATAGCGGTATAGGATGGGGAACCATATGGAATGAAGGTGGTCAAAGTGGGAAGCGGCCAGATCACACAGGGCCTTATAGGCCATGGTCAGGGCTTTGGAAATGATTCCTAGTGGGAGCCCACTGCCGTTTGTTAAACAGAGGAGCAATGCaatctgatttaaatttttaaagccatGACTGGAAACCTACTGAGCAAGCCAAGGCTGGGGCTCCTCAGCATGGGAGCAGGTAGCAGAGGCtttatgcctcctgggttccaccCTGGTGCTGAGCATGCCCTCTCTCAGGACTCTGCGAGACAGCCTCAGTGGCTGGGACCCGGAGACCCTGGCCCTCCTGCTGAGGGAGGAGCTGCAGGCCTACAAGGCGGTGCGGGCCGACACTGGACAGGAACGCTTCAACATCATCTGTGACCTCCTGGAGCTGAGCCCCGAGGAGACACCAGCCGGGGCCTGGGCACGAGCCACCCACCTGGTAGAACTGGCTCAGGTGCTCTGCTACCACGACTTTACGCAGCAGACCAACTGGTAAGGAGTAGTAGCTGCAGAGGCCACTCTTGCTCCTTGCCCTAGGTCCTCTCACCCTCTTGAGAACCAGTTTCCCTCTCCACAGCCCTGAGCTCTCCCTTCATCTTGTGGCCATGGGAGCACATGCAAAGGGCGAGGCCAGCTGTTCTGCAGCTAGCCCTTCCCAGGGCGCTATGGCAGATACTCATAGTAGGCCCAGCTTAAGCACATCTTCTCCCTGCAGCTCTGCTCTGGATGCTATCCGGGAAGCCCTGCAGCTTCTGGACTCTGTGAGGCCTGAGGCCCAGGCCAGAGATCAGCTTCTGGACGATAAAGCACAGGCCTTGCTGTGGCTTTACATCTGTACTCTGGAAGCCAAAATGCAGGAAGTGAGTGTGGCTGCTGTGGGGCTCACCAGAACTGGGTGTAGGAATTACTGTCCCTGGGCCCCCAACAAGTTGGTATCAGCCCTTTTTTTTGTTcgttatttttagagatggggtctctctgttgcccaggctggtcttgaactcctgggctccaacaatcctcccacctcagcctgccgagtagccaGGACGATAGGCCCACACCACTGTGCCCTGTTTTATACCCCGATCTTCCCATCCAGGGTATCGAGCGGGATCGGAGAGCCCAGGCCCCTGGTAACTTGGAGGAATTTGAAGTCAATGACCTGAACTATGAAGATAAACTCCAGGAAGATCGTTTCCTATACAGTAACATTGCCTTCAACCTGGCTGCAGATGCTGGTGAGGGGTAAATGGAGTGTGGCATGGGCATCTCCATGGCTTCCTAAGAGTGGAACAGGGACCCCTGGTGAGGGAAACCCTGACCTTGTAGGGTAGGAGGTTGTGGAAGCAGTGGGAGGTTGGCGTAAAGGGCAGAGGATGTTATGGAGGAAGGGAAGTTCTCTCCAGATGGCCCATGCTGAGACAGCAGTCATTTTCTTCTGGCTTAACAGCTCAGTCCAAATGCCTGGACCAAGCCCTGGCCCTGTGGAAGGAGCTGCTTACAAAGGGGCAGGCCCCAGCTGTACGGTGTCTCCAGCAGACAGCAGCCTCACTGCAGATCCTAGCAGCCCTCTACCAGCTGGTGGCAAAGGTAATGGGGTGGGGCATTGAGGGGGACCCATATAAACAAGGACTAGACCAGAAACAGCTCCCTCGCCTTCTTTGGCCTGTGATCCTCCTGAGAAGCCATGAAAGCCAGTGATGGAAGCGCAGGGCTGTATCACCAGTCTTATTTTAAATCCAAGCTCCCTCATTCATTAGtgtatggccttgggcaagttgcttaacctaaGCCcaagtttccttatctctaaaataggGGCCATGCTACTGCCTCGTGGCGTTATTATTCAGTGCAGCAGTGCATGGAAGAGGTATTGTGTAAATGGTATGCTCAAATGTTAGCtttagtctgggcaacacggcgaaaccccgtctctacaagaaataaaaaaaatatagcccggtgcggtggcatgtgcctgtaatcccagctactcaggtggctgaggcaggagaatcccttgagccaggaggtagaggttgcagtgagccaagatcgcgccactgcactccatcctgggggacagagcaagatgctgtttcacgctatttcattaaaaaaaaaaaagttagctttaATTATTAGATGATTTGTTACCTATCAGAAAAATACATAGATGCCTTTAGAcacaattttacattcttacATTCTTATgtgtgccttctttttttttttcaagatggagtctcactctgtcgcccaggctggagtgcagtggcgcaatctgggctcactgcaacttccgccatctgggttcaagtgattctcctgcctcagcctcctgagtagctgggactacaggcacgcaaccacgcctggctacttttttgtatttttagtatagacagggtttcaccatattggccaggccggtctcgatctcctcaggtgatccacccgcctcagcctcccaaagtgctgggattacaggcgtgagccaccgcacccagctttccgccccgcccccccgccgagatagagtcttgctctgttacccaggctggagtgcagtggcgtgatctcagctcactgcaacctccacctcctgggttcaagcgattctcctggctcactcagcctcctgagtagctgggactacaggcgcataccaccacaccctgctaattttgtattattggtagagatggggtttcactatgttggccaggctgatctcgaactcctgatctcaggtgacccgtctgcctcagcctttcaaagtgctggggttacaggcatgagccactgtgcctggcctataaggCCATGTACATTCTTATTTCAGGGAGTTTCACAAAATTCCTGAAGCTCTACCCTAGACTCCACattaggaaacaaacaaacaaacaaaaagcctttATACATGCTGTTAACTATGAGCTATTAAACCATATTTCTAGCAGGGGAAGCTACCTCAGCCCTAGATTTGAGACTTGGTTCTGCCACATACCTGTTATATGAACTTAGACAAGCAACTTAACCCATGTGAGTCTTAGCTTCCTGTACTGTAAAATTGGGATTAGACTTGTTATGAAGGTTAAATGCACTGATGCATGTaagcctgggcacagtgcctggcacatagtaagaactCAGAAAATCCTGGCTATTGATGATGAATGGCATCTAGGCTTTAAAACAGTAGGGGTGGGGTGATGATTGCTTCATCTGGGTAACTACATTCCACCCAGGCCCTGAGGTCAAACTACAGTCCAAGGTCCCAAAGGGCTGGGGAGCAGAGGGTAGAAATAGAGGCTTGAGCAGGGGTGGAGTAAACTTGGCTGCTTCTGCTGACCAGCCCATGCAGGCTCTGGAGGTCCTCCTGCTGCTACGGATTGTCTCTGAGAGACTGAAGGACCACTCGAAGGCAGCTGGCTCCTCCTGCCACATCACCCAGCTCCTCCTGACCCTCGGCTGTCCCAGCTATGCCCAGGTGAGTGCCCAACCAGCCTAGTCTGGGGACTGCAGGGGGCCCGTAGCTTTAGAGGCCCACCTCTGAGAAGACAGGATATCAAAGGGGCAGCTTCTCGGCCTTttaccaccacaactggctggAGAATTGTGGAGTGTGGAGCAGTTGGAGGCAGCTGTAAGAAGGGGAGTCATCTTTGTCCTTCCTGCAAAACCAGTTGTTCATTAAGTTTACAGACTGCTGCAGGAACCTACCGCCAGTCTTGTATTTCCTAACTGGTTCTGTTGCCCTAGTTGATGCTTCATTGCTCATGTAAAGCTATCACAGTGTCTCCTGGTTGGTCTCCTTGCCTCCAGTTTCTCCCTTTTCTACTTCGTCTTCTTAACGACCACTGGTAGGCACAGGTGTGATGTAATCTCTTTCCTGCTTAACCCTGTTCCCTTTTGCCCCAATAATACTTGCCAGCGCTTACGGCTGCAGTGTTTACCCCTGGATAACTTTGCCACAAAATATCTCACTCTTACTATTTTTGCATCACTCTAGTATATTGACTTTGGAAACAGAAGACATCATTctgtttatagcattctgtttttagtggtgtcatttccatttccatttccatttccactTCCACGTCaccctcccgagtaactgggactacaggtacatgccaccacacctggctaatttttaaatgttttgtagagacagagtctcactatgttgcccaggctggtcttgaactcctgggctcaagtgatctcccacctcagcctcccaaagtactgataatacaggcatgagccaccgtgcccagctactgCTTACTCTGTATATAGCTTTAATCTAAAAGTGGTTAAccaggctgagcgcagtggctcacacgtgtaatcccagcattttgggaggctgaggtgggcagatcacctgaggtcaggagttggagaccagcctgaccaacatggagaaaccccgtctctactaaaaatacaaaattagccaggtatggtggcgcatgcccgtaatcccagctacctgggaggctgagacaggagagcacttgatcccgggaggcggaggttgcggtgagctgagatcacaccattgcactccagcctgggcaacaagagcgaaactccgtcctaaaaaaaaaaaagtggttaacCAAGTGTTAAATGGACATTTTAGAGAGTGAATCAATAACTCCTATGCAGATTATAATATctgaaataatgtaatatttattgGACATGTTGAACATTTTGCTTGTAAATACTttactccactttttttttttttttttttttgagacggagtctcactctgttgcccaggctggagtgcagtggcgcgatctccattcactgcaacctctgcctctcgggttcaagtgattctcatgcctcagcctcccgagtagctgggattacaggcgcgtgccaccacacctggctaatttttgtatttttagtagagatgggggtgtcaccatgttggccaggctggtcttgaactcctgacctcaggtgatccgcccaccttggcctcccaaagtgctgggattacaggtgtgagccacatggCCACCCTTATTTACTCCAGTTTTGTTTGAAGAGCCTGGCTGCCTTTCCTCATGTGCCCTCTGATTGCTTCCTTAGTTACACCTGGAAGAGGCAGCATCGAGCCTGAAGCATCTCGATCAGACTACTGACACATACCTGCTCCTTTCCCTGACCTGTGATCTGCTTCGAAGTCAACTCTACTGGACTCACCAGAAGGTATTTCTCACTTTCTTAAACTCCGAAGGCCCTGGGTATTAGAAAGAATTTAGGATTTTCTTGATATTTGCCTGGCTTTTGAGATTTCCCTGGAGCTAGGCAGTATGTTCCTGACCCTGAGAGGCAGGCATATTTCCTAGCCTTGCCCTCGCCAGCGATTTGCTCACCAGTCCTCCTCTGGTAGAGATACAGTCCTTTTCCTTCTTCAGGGGCAAGGGGGAAAGTCTGTCCTGTGACGAAAAGCTGGGACAATGGTGATCCTGGGAAGGCATGGGAGCTCTGGACTAGAAATCCAGGGGATGGCAAAGACTTGAGTTTTCTCCCAAACTAGTTGTGTGACTTGGGCACGTCTTCTACCTTCTCATGCTCTAGTTTCTTCTCTACGTTTTTATCATTCCTAAATTGGCGGACAAGTCACTGGTGAGGGCAAAGCTAGGAACTGTTACTGCTTCTCAGGGTCAGGAACATTCTGCCTAGGTCCAGGGAGATCTCGAAAGCCAGGCAAATATtcagaaaattctaaaatctttCTAATACCCAGGGCCTTCAGGGATGGGGCCACGTAATCTCCAGGGCCTCTCAAGCTCTGGAGTGCCTGACTGCCTTACTGCCTCCTCTGGCTCCTTCTCTCCTTCAGGTGACCAAGGGTGTCTCTCTGCTGCTGTCTGTGCTTCGGGATCCTGCCCTCCAGAAGTCCTCCAAGGCTTGGTACTTGCTGCGTGTCCAGGTCCTGCAGCTGGTGGCAGCTTACCTTAGCCTCCCGTCAAACAACCTCTCACACTCCCTGTGGGAGCAGCTCTGTGCCCAAGGTGAAAGAATAGGGTGGATGGCCCCCCTTGGATGACATGTATGGTCTGTCTGCTGTCAGCTCTTCTCAAACCTCATCCCCTCTGCTGGCTAACTATGTGGCCCAGCCTACCTAGAACCTGCACAGAGTAGGCCTGGGATAGCAGATGGGTTTCAGTTTGCCTGCTGACTCTAAACAATTGGTGACTGCCTGGAATACTAGgctgaaaggatttttttttcttttcttttttttctaagacggagtttcgctgttgtcacccaggctggagtgcaatggtgcaatctcagctcactgcaacctctgcctcctgggttcaaacgattctcctgcctcaacctcctgagtagctgggattactggcatgcgccactacgcccgactaatttttgtattattagtagaggtggggtttcaccatgttggccaggctggtctcaaactcctgacctcgggtgatccgtctgcctcagcctcccaaaatgctgggattacaggcttgggccactgcgcccagccagctgAAAGGATTCTGAGACCCCAGGGGATCTCAGAGGGAAGGAGTTATGAGATTGATTAGCTCTGCCTGCCTTAATGCAGAAGGAAGCATGGGAAGCAGGCTTTGCTGCCTTAGTAGCTAAAAGTGGTGAAGTTCTGGCTGCATCTTCTCCCTTTTTCACCCCACCCACCACAGGCTGGCAGACACCTGAGATAGCTCTCATAGACTCCCATAAGCTCCTCCGAAGCATCATCCTCCTGCTGATGGGCAGTGACATTCTCTCAACTCAGAAAGCAGCTGTGGAGACATCGTTTTTGGACTATGGTGAGTCTGGGGAGGACAGCAGGGCCCTCTTGGAATGGACAGGCTATGTGAGAGGGCTGCGGTTTTTTCTCCAGAGGATCCACACTGTGGCTGAGTGATGGTGGTCTTGTCTCTTTTGCTACAGGTGAAAATCTGGTACAAAAATGGCAGGTTCTTTCAGAGGTGCTGAGCTGCTCAGAGAAGCTGGTCTGCCACCTGGGCCGCCTGGGTAGTGTGAGTGAAGCCAAGGCCTTTTGCTTGGAGGCCCTAAAACTTACAACAAAGCTGCAGATACCACGCCAGTAAGTACAGGGCCAGAGGATATGGCAATGATGGCACCAAAGTGCCATGCACCCTTGAACATGGATTCCAAACTGTTCCACAGATTACAtgctatgtttagatacattcGTGGAAAAAGGCATTCCACAGCTAAATAAGTGGGAAATGCTGAGTTAATCAAGGttagatgtttttatttcctgtagGACTCTCGTGTCCTTCAGTATGCGGATGTGCCTTGCAAATCTCCAAAAGGGAGATCTAGTGTACAGTGTTTCCCTAAGAATGTTTTCCCACAGGATTCTTTTATTGAGGAATGCAGTTTGGGAAATCCTGTCCCAAGGCACAAGGAGAGTTGGGATTAGAGAGAAGTGTAGAGGGTTTTCCCCAGGGAGCCTTTAAGTCAGCTTAAGGGAGTGAATGCCTTTTGGAGGCAGGGAAGGACTCAGGTAGCTTGGCCTGGgaaagaggcaaagagaaagacTCTCCAGGAAAACAAAGGATTCCTCTGATTggttctcctctcctctctcaacAAGGTGTGCCCTGTTCCTGGTGCTGAAGGGCGAGCTGGAGCTGGCCCGCAATGACATTGATCTCTGTCAGTCGGACCTGCAGCAGGTTCTGTTCTTGCTTGAGTCTTGCACAGGTGAGCAGCCATGTCCCCATGACCATAGGCGGTGCTGAAATGACACACACTACAGCACATCTTTCTATGTAAAGGTTTCgttgcctttttttatttttgagacagagtctcactttattacccaggctggagtgcagtggcgtgatcttggctcactgcaacccctgcctcctgcctcctaggttcaggtgattctcctgcttcagcctcccaagtagctgggactacaggcatgcgccaccacacccggataattttttttatttgtagtagagatgaggtttcactatgttggccaggctggtctcgaactcctgacctcaggtgatccacccgcctcggcctcctaaagtgctgggattacaggcatgagccaccgctcccggcctttgTTCCCTTTTTAATCAGATACTGACTTCTGGTCCCAGGGCAACATTCCCTTGACTTTAGTCCAACCATTGGTCTCCCTCTTTCAGAGAGCCTGTCCCAGACTTACCCTAGTTCTAGTTTTCAGTGCTTCCTAATACATTTTGgctatttaaatttgatttagataatatttagggccgggctcggtggctcatgcctgtaatcctagcactttgggaggctgaggcaggcggatcatggggtcaggagttcaagaccagcctggccaacaaagtgaaaccccatctctactaataatacaaaaattagccaggcatggtggcgggcacctgtaatcccagctactcagaaggctgaggcaggagaatagcttgaacctgggaggcggaggttgcagtgaggaagattgcaccattgcactccagcccgggtgacagtgcgagactctgactcaaaaaaaaaaaaaaaaagaagaaagaaagaaagaaagataatatttagaattcagtcctcagtcacactagccacacttcatgtgctcaatagccacatggctagtggctaccgtaTTGAGTAGCACAAACATATCCTCAGGAGGGCTGAAGCTAATAATAAAACATTGCATTGATGGCACATTTTGTCTCCCCAATCACATATACTTCTAGTACTTCATTTGCCCCACACTAGACCTCATAAAGCTGAGTGGGAGCatagattattttcatttgttaaatgagaAAGTTGAGAAGTCTATGTTTGGGGCCAGCATCACAGGGTAGGAGGCAGGATTCAGGTGTGGGCCTGCTGGGGCCAGCCTGCTTTTCTCAGCCATGTGGCCCCTGAGCTGCAGGTGTGGGGGCTTTGTGGCCTGCATTTGATCCATTGTTggttggaaagaaaacaaaaattttacctccaaggcgggcggatcacaaggtcaggagatcgagaccattctggctaacacggtgaaaccccgtctccactaaaaaatacaaaaaattagccgggcgtggtggtgggcgcctgtagtcccagctactcgggaggctgaggcaggagaatggcatgaacccgggaggcggagcttgcagtgagctgagattgtgccactgcactccagcctgggcgacagagagagactccatctcaaaaaaaaaagaaaaaaagaaaaagattttaccTAAAAAATAATAAGCCATACTAATATTTGATATGTTATAcagtaatacatatatatacacacatatatatacacgtacgtatataaaacacatatattaGAGAATTGGGCCCCAAGGTCGCTCAGGAAGTGCTTGATGCCATTTCTCCccgttttgtaattcttgttctGCCTTCTCCCCAGAGTTTGGTGGGGTGACTCAGCACCTGGACTCTGTGAAGAAGGTCCAcctgcagaaggggaagcagcaGGCCCAGGTCCCCTGTCCTCCACAGCTCCCAGAGGAGGAGCTCTTCCTAAGAGGCCCTGCTCTAGAGCTGGTGGCCACTGTGGCCAAGGAGCCTGGCCCCATAGCACCTTCTACAAACTCCTCCCCAGTCTTGAAAACCAAGCCCCAGCCCATACCCAACTTCCTGTCCCATTCACCCACCTGTGACTGCTCGCTCTGCGCCAGCCCTGTCCTCACAGCAGTCTGTCTGCGCTGGGTATTGGTCACGGCAGGGGTGAGGCTGGCCATGGGCCACCAAGCCCAGGGTCTGGATCTGCTGCAGGTCGTGCTGAAGGGCTGTCCTGAAGCCGCTGAGCGCCTCACCCAAGCTCTCCAAGCTTCCCTGAATCATAAAACACCCCCCTCCTTGGTTCCAAGCCTCTTGGATGAGATCTTGGCTCAAGCATACACACTGTTGGCACTGGAGGGCCTGAACCAGCCATCAAACGAGAGCCTGCAGAAGGTTCTACAGTCAGGGCTGAAGTTTGTAGCAGCACGGATACCCCACCTAGAGCCCTGGCGAGCCAGCCTGCTCTTGATTTGGGCCCTCACAAAACTAGGTGGCCTCAGCTGCTGTACTACCCAACTTTTTGCAAGCTCCTGGGGCTGGCAGCCACCATTAATAAAAAGTGTCCCTGGCTCAGAGCCCTCTAAGACTCAGGGCCAAAAACGTTCTGGACGAGGGCGCCAAAAGTTAGCCTCTGCTCCCCTGCGCCTCAATAATACCTCTCAGAAAGGTCTGGAAGGTAGAGGACTGCCCTGCACACCTAAACCCCCAGACCGGATCAGGCAAGCTGGCCCTCATGTCCCCTTCACGGTGTTTGAGGAAGTCTGCCCTACAGAGAGCAAGCCTGAAGTACCCCAGGCCCCCAGGGTACAACAGAGAGTCCAGACGCGCCTCAAGGTGAGGTGGGACTGTTGctaggtggtggtgatggtgttggATGGGGTTAGTCCTGGAGGAGAGTGTTTTATAGAGCAGGTGTCCCTGTGGAATAGCTCCCCAGGGCCTAGTGGAACTTTAATCTCCTGCTATCTGCAGTACCCCAAtatcttgcttttttgttttttgttgtttttttgagaaggagtctcgctctgtcgcccaggctggagtgcagtggcgcaatctcagctcactgcaagctccgcctcttgggttcacgccattctcctgcctcagcttcccgagtagctgggactacaagcgcctgccaccatgcccagctaattttttgtattttcagtagagacggggtttcactgtgttaaccaggatggtcttgatctcctgacttcgtgatccacccgcctcggcctcccaaagtgctggggattaccggcgtgagccaccatgctcagcctctttttttttttgagacggactctcactctgtcgcccaggctggagtacaatggtgcgatctcggcttactgcaacctccacctcccgggttcaagcaattttgcctcagcctcccgagtagctgggattacaggcgggtgccaccacacccagcttatttatgtatttttagtaaagacggggttttaccatgatggccaggctggtctcaaactcctgacctcaggtgatccgcctgcctcagcctcccaaagtgctgggattacagacgtgagccactgtgccaggccaacaTCTTTCACAGCAAGACCTATTTCCAAGTCTCCCTTTGTTTCAGACAGAGACATTTTCCTTAACTCTAATGTTTCTTTTACCTTTTCATCCCACCTTCTGTTCCctcattttctccctccttccacacCCAAGAGTCGCTGCCCCTGATCTAGAGTGTTGGCTGTCATGTGAGAAGTTAGTTCTGAAATCTTCCAGGGTCCTGTGTGATGGTGCCTGATGGTGCCTCCACTACGCCACCTGCTGTCACAAGGTGTCTTGTCACTGAAGACCTCTTAGCCCTTCACCCTTTCACTCTGATCTCAGGTGAACTTCAGTGATGACAGTGACttggaagaccctgtctcagctGAGGCCTGGCTGGCAGAGGAGCCTAAGAGACGGGGCACTGCTTCCCGGGGCCGGGGGCGAGCAAGGAAGGGCCTGAGCCTAAAGACGGATGCCGTGGTTGCCCCAGGTAGTGCCCCTGGGAACCCTGGCCTGAATGGCAGGAGCCGGAGGGCCAAGAAGGTGGCATCAAGACATTGTGAGGAGCGGCGTCCCCAGAGGGCCAGTGACCAGGCCAGGCCTGGCCCTGAGATCATGAGGACCATCCCTGAGGAAGAACTGACTGACAACTGGAGAAAAATGAGCTTTGAGATCCTCAGGGGCTCTGACGGGGAAGACTCAGCCTCAGGTAGGACAGCAAGGGTGAGGTGGAAGGTGCATGTTTTGGGGGTTTGTTCTGGGGCAAAGCACAAGCAGTAAGTGCTGCCAAGGAAGTACAGGAAGAATGTTCTTTTGCTGACTCTAAGGGAGTGGATTacagaaggaagaacaaagagaatGGCAGGGGGAGGGAGCACTGTGAAAAAGGCCTGCTCTCTCCCCAGGTGGGAAGACTCCAGCTCCGGGCCCTGAGGCAGCTTCTGGAGAATGGGAGCTGCTGAGGCTGGATTCCAGCAAGAAGAAGCTGCCCAGCCCATGCCCAGACAAGGAGAGTGACAAGGACCTTGGTCCTCGGCTCCGGCTCCCCTCAGCCCCCGTAGCCACTGGTGAATATGCGACCCCTGATGTTGGTCACTTGGAGAGGGCTGAGCCTCTAGGGCTTTTGACCCCTCTGTCTTTCCAGGCTGGGTTCGGATCTGGATCCAGTAGCCTCTGAACCTGTGTTTGAACCCCAGCACTCTGTCTATGAGCTGTGTgcaggtcacttaacctctccaagCTTCTATTCCTTCTGTAAAAATGGGGTTTAGGGAGCATGGTGGAATAAGTTGATGCCTGTTAGTTGCATGGCACCCCACTTGGCACATTGCCCTTCATAAATGGTAGTTGCTGTTTGCCATGTGGGAGATGAGATAGGGACTGTTCCTTCTTGGAAAGTTCCTATCAACTATGAAATAAGGAATTCAGCTGTACCAAGTGTCCTGACGTTCTTCTAGGTCTTTCTACCCTGGACTCCATCTGTGACTCCCTGAGTGTTGCTTTCCGGGGCATTAGTCACTGTCCTCCTAGTGGGCTCTATGCCCACCTCTGCCGCTTCCTGGCCTTGTGCCTGGGCCACCGGGATCCTTATGCCACTGCTTTCCTTGTCACCGAGTCTGTCTCCATCACCTGTCGCCACCAGCTGCTCACCCACCTCCACAGACAGCTCAGGTGGGTGCTGACCATCCCCAAGACTCCTGCTGGGGCAGACTAGAGAGAAGGTCCAGACTTTGAAGGAATGGGACCTCACCCCTCCCCGTGTTGCTTGCAGCAAGGCCCAGAAGCACCGAGGATCACTTGAAATAGCAGACCAGCTGCAGGGGCTGAGCCTTCAGGAGATGCCTGGAGATGTCCCCCTGGCCCGCATCCAGCGCCTCTTTTCCTTCAGGGCTTTGGAATCTGGCCACTTCCCCCAGCCTGAAAAGGAGAGTTTCCAGGAGCGCCTGGCTCTGATCCCCAGTGGTATGCGGGCAGCCTTCTGGCCGGCTCCTCTGTCCTCTTCTG comes from the Homo sapiens chromosome 12 genomic patch of type FIX, GRCh38.p14 PATCHES HG2554_PATCH genome and includes:
- the ESPL1 gene encoding separin (The RefSeq protein has 1 substitution and aligns at 73% coverage compared to this genomic sequence) translates to MRSFKRVNFGTLLSSQKEAEELLPALKEFLSNPPAGFPSSRSDAERRQACDAILRACNQQLTAKLACPRHLGSLLELAELACDGYLVSTPQRPPLYLERILFVLLRNAAAQGSPEATLRLAQPLHACLVQCSREAAPQDYEAVARGSFSLLWKGAEALLERRAAFAARLKALSFLVLLEDESTPCEVPHFASPTACRAVAAHQLFDASGHGLNEADADFLDDLLSRHVIRALVGERGSSSGLLSPQRALCLLELTLEHCRRFCWSRHHDKAISAVEKAHSYLRNTNLAPSLQLCQLGVKLLQVGEEGPQAVAKLLIKASAVLSKSMEAPSPPLRALYESCQFFLSGLERGTKRRYRLDAILSLFAFLGGYCSLLQQLRDDGVYGGSSKQQQSFLQMYFQGLHLYTVVVYDFAQGCQIVDLADLTQLVDSCKSTVVWMLEALEGLSGQELTDHMGMTASYTSNLAYSFYSHKLYAEACAISEPLCQHLGLVKPGTYPEVPPEKLHRCFRLQVESLKKLGKQAQGCKMVILWLAALQPCSPEHMAEPVTFWVRVKMDAARAGDKELQLKTLRDSLSGWDPETLALLLREELQAYKAVRADTGQERFNIICDLLELSPEETPAGAWARATHLVELAQVLCYHDFTQQTNCSALDAIREALQLLDSVRPEAQARDQLLDDKAQALLWLYICTLEAKMQEGIERDRRAQAPGNLEEFEVNDLNYEDKLQEDRFLYSNIAFNLAADAAQSKCLDQALALWKELLTKGQAPAVRCLQQTAASLQILAALYQLVAKPMQALEVLLLLRIVSERLKDHSKAAGSSCHITQLLLTLGCPSYAQLHLEEAASSLKHLDQTTDTYLLLSLTCDLLRSQLYWTHQKVTKGVSLLLSVLRDPALQKSSKAWYLLRVQVLQLVAAYLSLPSNNLSHSLWEQLCAQGWQTPEIALIDSHKLLRSIILLLMGSDILSTQKAAVETSFLDYGENLVQKWQVLSEVLSCSEKLVCHLGRLGSVSEAKAFCLEALKLTTKLQIPRQCALFLVLKGELELARNDIDLCQSDLQQVLFLLESCTEFGGVTQHLDSVKKVHLQKGKQQAQVPCPPQLPEEELFLRGPALELVATVAKEPGPIAPSTNSSPVLKTKPQPIPNFLSHSPTCDCSLCASPVLTAVCLRWVLVTAGVRLAMGHQAQGLDLLQVVLKGCPEAAERLTQALQASLNHKTPPSLVPSLLDEILAQAYTLLALEGLNQPSNESLQKVLQSGLKFVAARIPHLEPWRASLLLIWALTKLGGLSCCTTQLFASSWGWQPPLIKSVPGSEPSKTQGQKRSGRGRQKLASAPLRLNNTSQKGLEGRGLPCTPKPPDRIRQAGPHVPFTVFEEVCPTESKPEVPQAPRVQQRVQTRLKVNFSDDSDLEDPVSAEAWLAEEPKRRGTASRGRGRARKGLSLKTDAVVAPGSAPGNPGLNGRSRRAKKVASRHCEERRPQRASDQARPGPEIMRTIPEEELTDNWRKMSFEILRGSDGEDSASGGKTPAPGPEAASGEWELLRLDSSKKKLPSPCPDKESDKDLGPRLRLPSAPVATGLSTLDSICDSLSVAFRGISHCPPSGLYAHLCRFLALCLGHRDPYATAFLVTESVSITCRHQLLTHLHRQLSKAQKHRGSLEIADQLQGLSLQEMPGDVPLARIQRLFSFRALESGHFPQPEKESFQERLALIPSGVTVCVLALATLQPGTVGNTLLLTRLEKDSPPVSVQIPTGQNKLHLRSVLNEFDAIQKAQKENSSCTDKREWWTGRLALDHRMEVLIASLEKSVLGCWKGLLLPSSEEPGPAQEASRLQELLQDCGWKYPDRTLLKIMLSGAGALTPQDIQALAYGLCPTQPERAQELLNEAVGRLQGLTVPSNSHLVLVLDKDLQKLPWESMPSLQALPVTRLPSFRFLLSYSIIKEYGASPVLSQGVDPRSTFYVLNPHNNLSSTEEQFRANFSSEAGWRGVVGEVPRPEQVQEALTKHDLYIYAGHGAGARFLDGQAVLRLSCRAVALLFGCSSAALAVRGNLEGAGIVLKYIMAGCPLFLGNLWDVTDRDIDRYTEALLQGWLGAGPGAPLLYYVNQARQAPRLKYLIGAAPIAYGLPVSLR